The genomic stretch AACGCGTCGGTCCCGGACTACTGCCCGTTGACGAACGTCTCGCGCGCCGTCATGGCGGTCTTCATCTCGCGCGCCCTCGTCCCGGGTCTCGGAGACCCCGGCGTTCCGAACTCGAACACCGGGACGGGGCCGTACGCTTCCCGGAGCTACGACTGCGCGAACGGTCCCTCGCCGTTCCTCGACGTCCCGCTCGACAGCCCGGCGGGAACGAATCCGAGCTGCAAGAACATCGGATACATCTGGACGCTCGGGATCATCGACGGCGATTGCGGCAGCTGCAACAACACCGCGAACTTCTCCCCGAACGACCTCGTCACCCGCGGCCAGATGTCGAAGTTCATCGACAACGCGTTCAACCTGGTCATCGGCCCCGCCCAGTAAACGGAATTCGAACCGGACCCTACGGGCCCCCTTCGCGGGGGCCCTTTTTTTTGCGAGCCCGCGGGTGGAACTCGTCGTACACGGAGCGCAGCCGGGCCCGCGAGACGTGCGTGTAGATCTGGGTCGTCGCGATGTCGGCGTGCCCGAGCATCATCTGGACGGATCGAAGGTCCGCTCCATGCTCCAGCAGGTGCGTCGCGAAGGAATGGCGGAGCACGTGCGGCGAGATCTTCCCCCGGATCCCGGCCTTCCGTGCGTAGTTCTCGATCAGCTGCCAGAAGCGCTGGCGCGTCATCGGCGCGCCGCGCCGGTTGAGGAACAGGTGCGGCGAGCGCTTCGCGTCGAGGTCCGGCCGCGCCTCCGCGACGTACCGCCCGATCCATTTCCTCGCCGCCCGGCCGAGCGGGACGAGCCGCTCCTTGTTCCCCTTCCCCATCACGAGAACCGTTCCCGACGGGAGGTCGACCCGTTCGGTTTCGAGGCGAACGAGCTCCGAGACGCGCAGCCCGGTCGCGTAGAGGGTTTCGAGCATCGCGCGATCGCGGAGGCCGAGCGGGTCGGACGCGTCGGGAGCCGCGAGGAGCGCATCGACGTTCTCCGCCGAAAGGACGTGCGGCAGGGCGGCCCAGGTCTTCGGGTTCTCGACGTGCGCGGTCGGGTCCTCGGCGAGGATCCTCTCGCCGACCGCGAATCCGAAGAAACCGCGGAGCGCGGAGACCAGGCGCGCGGCCGAGCGGGCCGAGAGCCCCGCGGCGCGCCGCGCCTGGAGATGGCGCACGACCTCGGCGCGGCCGACGTCGGCGAGCGCGATCCGCCGCGACGCGAGCCAGCGCCCGAACGCGGCCAGATCCCGGCCATACGCTTCGACGCTCCGCGGCGAGAGACCGCGCTCGACCGACAGCCGGTCGAGATACGTCGGGAGGTGCCGGTCGAGGAATTCGTCGGGGGCGTCCGCGCGCATGCGGCGCCGCTTCGCGACCTCAGGAGACCGCGAGCGTCTTCGTCGGCGCCTTCCGGCGGCAGATCTCCAGGATCTCCTCGTCGGTCAGGACCCGGTCGCTCGTCTTCGCCGCCTGGAAGATCGCCGAGACGACCTCGGGAGCGGCGTCGATTCCGTGCTCGGAGAGCCAGTAGACGACGTTCGACTCCCCCGACATCGGCCCGATCTCGATCTTCTGCCGGCGTCCGACCATCGCGGCCGGAACGCCCGAGTAGACGCGGTCGGCGAGCCAGTCGTCCCCCTTGTGGCGCGCCTTGATGATCGCGGCGGCATGGACTCCCGTGCCGGTGCGGAACGCGTCCTTGCCGACGATCGGATAGTTGTCGGTGAGCGGGACTCCCGTCGCCTCCGAGATCGTCCGGCAGTAGCGCGAGAGCGCGGTCAGGTCCCGGTCGATCCATCCGAGGAGCTGCAGGTTCACGAGCAGCTGGTCCATCGGCGTGTTGCCGACGCGCTCTCCGATGCCGAGTCCCGTTCCGTGCACCCGGTGCGCGCCCGCCTCGAGCGCGGTGATCGAATTGATCACGCCGAGACCGCGATCCTGGTGCCCGTGCCAGTCGACCTTGACGTCCGGGGCGATTTCGTCGACGAGCGCCCGGGTCCAGGAAACGAGCGCGCGCACGCCGTCCGGCGTCGCGTGGCCGACCGTGTCGCACACGCAGACGCGGGAGGCGCCGGCGCGGATCGCCGCCGTGAACAGCGTCCGGAGGTCGTCCGGGTGCGAGCGGGTCGTGTCCTCGGTGACGTACATGATCGGAAGACCCTCGCGGACGCAGAGAGAGACGGCGTCCTCGGTGAGCCGCAGGATCTTCTCCATGCTCCAGTCTTCCGCGTACTGCCGGATCGGAGACGAGCCGATGAAGGCGTGCACCTCGATCGAGACGCCGTACTTCTGGGAGATCTCGACGATCGGCAGGATGTCGGACGCGATCGTCCGCGCCGCGCACGTCGGCCGGAGGCGCATTCCGGTCGTCGCGATCTCCTCGATGATCCGGGAGACGTCGCGGACGACGTGCGGGCCGGCGCCCGGCAGCCCGACGTCGGCGACGTCGATCCCGAGCGCGTTCATCAGGTGGAGGATTTCGAGCTTCTTCTCGATCGAGGGAGTGCGGACCGAGGGCGACTGGAGCCCGTCGC from Thermoanaerobaculia bacterium encodes the following:
- the xerD gene encoding site-specific tyrosine recombinase XerD encodes the protein MRADAPDEFLDRHLPTYLDRLSVERGLSPRSVEAYGRDLAAFGRWLASRRIALADVGRAEVVRHLQARRAAGLSARSAARLVSALRGFFGFAVGERILAEDPTAHVENPKTWAALPHVLSAENVDALLAAPDASDPLGLRDRAMLETLYATGLRVSELVRLETERVDLPSGTVLVMGKGNKERLVPLGRAARKWIGRYVAEARPDLDAKRSPHLFLNRRGAPMTRQRFWQLIENYARKAGIRGKISPHVLRHSFATHLLEHGADLRSVQMMLGHADIATTQIYTHVSRARLRSVYDEFHPRARKKKGPREGGP
- a CDS encoding LeuA family protein; its protein translation is MESKPRPAESDLVYDWNRAAHAPKPFFLPVELDDESLRDGLQSPSVRTPSIEKKLEILHLMNALGIDVADVGLPGAGPHVVRDVSRIIEEIATTGMRLRPTCAARTIASDILPIVEISQKYGVSIEVHAFIGSSPIRQYAEDWSMEKILRLTEDAVSLCVREGLPIMYVTEDTTRSHPDDLRTLFTAAIRAGASRVCVCDTVGHATPDGVRALVSWTRALVDEIAPDVKVDWHGHQDRGLGVINSITALEAGAHRVHGTGLGIGERVGNTPMDQLLVNLQLLGWIDRDLTALSRYCRTISEATGVPLTDNYPIVGKDAFRTGTGVHAAAIIKARHKGDDWLADRVYSGVPAAMVGRRQKIEIGPMSGESNVVYWLSEHGIDAAPEVVSAIFQAAKTSDRVLTDEEILEICRRKAPTKTLAVS